From a region of the Sinorhizobium sp. B11 genome:
- a CDS encoding glycogen/starch/alpha-glucan phosphorylase → MNTVSKPTILSPAPRSSRPEILAEEIIERLTYRIGKDAKVAKPHDWLTATILVVRDRIIDKWMESTRKVYETGAKRVYYMSLEFLIGRLMRDAVSNLNLMEEVRDALASLGVDVTVIAGLEPDAALGNGGLGRLAACFMESMATVDVPAYGYGIRYVHGLFRQQMADGWQVELPENWLAHGNPWEFERRESAYEVGFGGSIEVIAGHDEQPRYVWKPAERVIAAAFDTPVVGWRGKRVNTLRLWSAQPIDPILLDAFNAGDHIGALRESNKAESLTRVLYPADATPAGQELRLRQEYFFSSASLQDILRRHLQQYDDFTSLPDKVAIQLNDTHPAVSVAELTRLLCDVHGMDFDTAWDITRRTFSYTNHTLLPEALESWPVPLFERLLPRHMQIIYAINAKILIEARKARNFSDTEIRSISLIDENGDRRVRMGNLAFVGSHSINGVSALHTDLMKVTVFADLHKLYPDRINNKTNGITPRRWLQQCNPGLTNLVREAIGDEFLDDAEKLRALDKFATDPSFQQKFAAVKRANKVALSNLVASRMGVKLDPSAMFDIQIKRIHEYKRQLLNIVEAVALYDQIRSHPELDWVPRVKLFAGKAAPSYYNAKLIIKLINDVARTINSDPSVRGLLKVVFVPNYNVSLAEVMVPAADLSEQISTAGMEASGTGNMKFGLNGALTIGTLDGANVEMRDNVGEDNIVIFGLQADEVAKIRSEGHNPRAIIEGSRELSQALAAISSGVFSPDDRNRYTGLIDGIYSHDWFMVAGDFDAYAAAQREVDQIWTNQSSWYQKTINNTARMGWFSSDRTIRQYADEIWRA, encoded by the coding sequence ATGAATACTGTTTCGAAGCCGACCATCCTCTCCCCAGCTCCGCGCAGTTCCCGGCCAGAAATCCTCGCTGAGGAAATTATCGAGCGTCTGACCTACCGCATCGGCAAGGATGCCAAGGTTGCCAAGCCGCATGACTGGCTGACCGCAACCATTCTCGTGGTGCGTGACCGCATCATCGACAAGTGGATGGAATCCACCCGCAAGGTCTACGAGACTGGCGCCAAGCGCGTCTATTACATGTCGCTCGAATTCCTGATCGGCCGCCTGATGCGCGATGCCGTGTCCAACCTCAACCTTATGGAAGAGGTTCGCGATGCGCTGGCGTCGCTCGGCGTCGATGTCACCGTCATTGCAGGCCTCGAGCCCGATGCAGCCCTCGGCAATGGCGGTCTCGGCCGTCTCGCCGCCTGTTTCATGGAATCGATGGCCACTGTTGACGTGCCGGCCTATGGCTACGGCATCCGCTACGTTCACGGCCTTTTCCGCCAGCAGATGGCGGACGGCTGGCAGGTAGAGCTCCCCGAAAACTGGCTTGCGCACGGCAATCCCTGGGAATTCGAGCGCCGCGAAAGCGCCTATGAAGTCGGATTCGGCGGATCGATCGAAGTCATTGCCGGTCATGATGAACAGCCGCGCTATGTCTGGAAGCCGGCCGAGCGTGTCATCGCAGCCGCCTTCGACACGCCTGTCGTCGGCTGGCGCGGCAAGCGCGTCAATACGCTTCGCCTCTGGTCGGCACAGCCGATCGACCCGATCCTGCTCGACGCTTTCAACGCCGGCGACCACATCGGCGCGCTGCGCGAGAGCAACAAGGCCGAAAGCCTGACCCGTGTGCTTTATCCTGCAGACGCAACGCCTGCCGGTCAGGAACTGCGCCTGCGCCAGGAATATTTCTTCTCGTCGGCCTCGCTGCAGGACATCCTTCGCCGTCACCTGCAACAGTATGACGACTTCACCTCGCTGCCGGACAAGGTCGCGATCCAGCTCAACGATACCCATCCGGCAGTCTCCGTCGCTGAACTGACCCGCCTGCTCTGCGACGTGCACGGCATGGACTTCGATACGGCCTGGGATATCACTCGCCGTACATTCTCCTACACCAATCACACGCTTCTTCCTGAAGCCCTGGAAAGCTGGCCGGTTCCGCTCTTCGAGCGCTTGCTGCCGCGCCACATGCAGATCATCTACGCGATCAACGCCAAGATCCTGATCGAAGCGCGCAAGGCGCGCAATTTCTCCGATACGGAAATCCGCTCGATCTCGCTGATCGACGAGAACGGTGATCGTCGCGTACGCATGGGCAACCTCGCTTTCGTCGGCTCACACTCGATCAACGGCGTCTCGGCGCTGCACACCGACCTGATGAAGGTCACGGTCTTTGCAGACCTGCACAAACTCTACCCTGACCGCATCAACAACAAGACCAACGGCATTACACCTCGCCGCTGGCTGCAACAGTGCAATCCGGGTCTCACCAATCTGGTGCGCGAAGCGATCGGCGATGAATTCCTCGATGACGCCGAAAAGCTGCGTGCACTCGACAAATTTGCCACGGACCCGAGCTTCCAACAAAAATTCGCCGCCGTGAAGCGCGCCAACAAGGTGGCGCTATCCAATCTCGTCGCCAGCCGCATGGGCGTGAAGCTCGATCCGTCTGCCATGTTCGACATCCAGATCAAGCGCATCCACGAATACAAGCGCCAGCTCCTCAATATCGTCGAAGCCGTTGCGCTCTACGATCAGATCCGCTCGCATCCGGAGCTGGACTGGGTGCCGCGTGTAAAACTCTTCGCCGGCAAGGCGGCACCGAGCTATTACAACGCCAAGCTCATCATCAAGCTCATCAACGACGTCGCCCGTACCATCAACAGCGACCCGTCGGTCCGCGGCCTGCTGAAAGTCGTTTTCGTGCCGAACTACAATGTCTCGCTTGCGGAAGTCATGGTCCCGGCCGCCGACCTTTCCGAGCAGATCTCGACGGCCGGCATGGAAGCATCAGGCACCGGCAACATGAAGTTCGGCCTGAACGGCGCGCTGACGATCGGCACGCTCGACGGCGCCAATGTCGAAATGCGCGACAATGTCGGCGAGGACAATATCGTCATCTTCGGCCTGCAGGCCGATGAAGTCGCCAAGATCCGCAGCGAGGGCCACAATCCCCGTGCGATCATCGAAGGTTCGCGTGAGCTGTCGCAGGCGCTGGCCGCCATCAGCTCCGGCGTTTTCTCTCCCGATGACCGCAACCGCTACACCGGTCTCATCGATGGCATATATTCCCACGACTGGTTCATGGTCGCCGGCGATTTCGATGCCTATGCTGCCGCCCAGCGCGAGGTCGACCAGATCTGGACCAACCAGTCCTCCTGGTACCAGAAGACGATCAACAATACGGCGCGGATGGGCTGGTTCTCGTCCGACCGCACGATCCGGCAATATGCAGACGAGATCTGGAGAGCTTGA